From Thalassovita sp.:
GCGCCTGTTTCACCACCACGATGAGCCAGGCGATGATGACGGAAACCTATGAAATCTTTGACCGCCCCGAACCGCTGGTCGCGCCCAGCTGGTTCGACTGCTTTGACGCCAAAGAAGTTGGCGCAGCACTGGAAAGCGGCAAAGCCCTGGCCTTCATGGGGCAGGAAAACTACCAATATGGCATTGACCGTATCGTCGCCGTGATGGACGACGGACGCGGCTATGTCTGGCACCAGATCAACCACTGCGGTGAGGTTGTCTTTGACGGCAAACCCACCCCTGCTGATTGCCCCACACCTCCGGAAGGCGACTGATATGCCCGATTTGCTGATTGAACTCTTTTCCGAAGAAATTCCGGCCCGTATGCAAGGCAAAGCGGCGGAAGATCTGAAAAAACTGGTCACCAACGCCATGGTTGACGCCGGCCTGACCTATGCGGGCGCCGCTGCCTTTTCGACGCCGCGCCGCCTGACGCTGGCGCTGGAGGGGGTGCTGGCCGAAAGCCCCACGGTGCGTGAAGAGCGCAAGGGCCCCAAAGTGGGTGCGCCGGAAAAAGCCATCGAAGGCTTCCTGCGCGGCGCTGGTCTGACCATGGATCAGTTGGAAGAGCGTGACACCCCGAAAGGTGCCGTGTACTTCGCGACGATCGAAAAGCCCGGCCGTCCGGCCGCCGCGATCATTGCCGAGGCGCTGGAAGGGGCGATCCGCAACTTCCCCTGGCCAAAATCCATGCGCTGGGGCGCGGGGTCTTTGCGTTGGGTGCGCCCGCTGCATTCGATCCTGTGCATCCTGACCAATGAGGCTGGTGAGGCCGAGGTTGTGGATCTGGACATTGACGGCATCACTTCCGGCAACACCACCGAAGGCCACCGTTTCATGGGCGAGGGGCGCTTTGCCGTGACCTCGTTTGAAGATTATTCCCTCAAGCTGAAGCGCAACCAT
This genomic window contains:
- a CDS encoding DUF6446 family protein; amino-acid sequence: MSGKLFGGALLVLSIVAGIAMYYLQVYAYYDEVQANGTDDVVMTVLASGQAEPILYEDYQAIDSDSSPIRYRACFTTTMSQAMMTETYEIFDRPEPLVAPSWFDCFDAKEVGAALESGKALAFMGQENYQYGIDRIVAVMDDGRGYVWHQINHCGEVVFDGKPTPADCPTPPEGD